In one uncultured Devosia sp. genomic region, the following are encoded:
- the ettA gene encoding energy-dependent translational throttle protein EttA, protein MARQFIYHMHGMSKSYAGGKKVLDNIHLSFYPDAKIGILGPNGSGKSTLLKIMAGIDTEFQGEAWAADGAKIGYLSQEPELDPALNVLGNVMTGVKEKKAIVDRYNELMMEYSDETADEASKLQDVIDSQNLWDLESQVEVAMEALGCPPGDADVTTLSGGERRRVALCALLLSKPDLLLLDEPTNHLDAETTSWLERHLREFEGAVLIITHDRYFLDNVTGWILELDRGRGVPYEGNYSAYLGAKAKRFAQEKSEDAARAKVLEREKEWMGQSPQARQSKSKARLKAYDELVKINDARTQSQTAQIIIPPGERLGHNVIDVEGLSKSFGDRLLIDNLTFKLPPGGIVGIIGPNGAGKTTLFKMLTGQEKPDTGSVTVAENVHLGYVDQSRDSLNPNKTVWEEISEGDEILLLGKREMNSRAYTSTFNFKGGDQQQKVGNLSGGQRNRVHLAKMLKSGSNVLLLDEPTNDLDTETLAALEEALEEFAGCAVIISHDRMFLDRLATHMLAFEGDSHVEWFEGNFADYEADKIRRLGADAVNPKRATYKPLTR, encoded by the coding sequence ATGGCTCGCCAGTTCATCTATCATATGCACGGAATGTCCAAATCCTATGCCGGCGGCAAGAAGGTGCTGGATAACATTCACCTCAGCTTCTACCCCGATGCCAAGATCGGCATCCTGGGCCCGAACGGTTCCGGTAAATCCACCCTGCTCAAGATCATGGCCGGCATCGATACCGAATTCCAGGGCGAAGCCTGGGCGGCCGATGGCGCCAAGATCGGCTACCTGTCGCAGGAGCCCGAGCTTGATCCGGCGCTGAACGTGCTGGGCAATGTCATGACCGGCGTCAAGGAAAAGAAGGCCATCGTCGACCGTTACAACGAGTTGATGATGGAATATTCCGACGAGACCGCCGACGAAGCTTCGAAGCTTCAGGACGTCATCGACAGCCAGAACCTGTGGGATCTGGAATCGCAGGTTGAAGTCGCCATGGAAGCGCTGGGCTGCCCGCCCGGCGATGCCGACGTGACTACACTTTCGGGTGGTGAACGCCGCCGCGTGGCGCTGTGCGCGCTGCTGCTGAGCAAGCCGGACCTGCTGCTGCTCGACGAACCGACCAACCATCTCGACGCGGAAACCACGTCGTGGCTGGAGCGTCATCTGCGCGAATTCGAAGGCGCAGTGCTGATCATCACCCACGATCGCTACTTCCTCGACAATGTCACGGGCTGGATTCTCGAACTCGATCGCGGTCGCGGCGTGCCCTATGAAGGCAATTATTCCGCCTATCTCGGTGCCAAGGCCAAGCGCTTTGCCCAGGAAAAGAGCGAGGACGCGGCCCGCGCCAAGGTGCTCGAGCGTGAAAAGGAATGGATGGGCCAGTCTCCCCAAGCGCGCCAGTCCAAGTCCAAGGCGCGTCTCAAGGCCTATGACGAGCTGGTCAAGATCAATGACGCCCGCACGCAGAGCCAGACCGCACAGATCATCATTCCGCCCGGCGAACGCCTCGGCCACAATGTGATCGACGTGGAAGGCCTGTCGAAGAGTTTTGGCGATCGCCTGCTCATCGACAACCTGACCTTCAAGCTGCCCCCGGGTGGCATCGTGGGCATCATCGGGCCGAACGGCGCCGGCAAGACCACGCTGTTCAAGATGCTGACCGGCCAGGAAAAGCCCGATACTGGTTCGGTGACCGTGGCCGAAAACGTGCACCTTGGTTACGTCGACCAGAGCCGCGACAGCCTCAACCCGAACAAGACCGTCTGGGAAGAAATCTCGGAAGGCGACGAAATCCTGTTGCTGGGCAAGCGCGAAATGAATTCGCGCGCCTATACGTCGACCTTCAACTTCAAGGGCGGCGACCAGCAGCAGAAGGTCGGCAATCTATCGGGCGGGCAGCGCAATCGCGTGCATCTGGCCAAGATGCTCAAGAGCGGTAGCAACGTCCTACTGCTTGACGAGCCGACCAACGATCTCGACACCGAAACTCTTGCAGCGCTTGAAGAGGCGCTGGAGGAATTCGCCGGCTGCGCCGTGATCATCAGCCACGATCGCATGTTCCTCGATCGCCTGGCGACCCATATGCTGGCCTTTGAAGGCGACAGCCATGTGGAATGGTTCGAAGGCAATTTTGCCGACTACGAAGCGGACAAGATCCGTCGCCTGGGTGCCGATGCAGTGAACCCCAAGCGCGCGACCTACAAGCCGCTGACGCGCTAG
- a CDS encoding alpha/beta hydrolase: MNDEAFSVSVGGARLAGVKRGDGLPVVFLHAGVCDKRMWRSQMEMVAEEGWQGVAYDRRGYGETDSPDEAFNHVDDLEAVLKALDIHAAVFVGCSMGGGLAVDFALRHPGQVIGLVLIGTSVTGAPWSATDVENQMEAAEEDAYERGDLDMLNKVQAHEWLDGPRAQNGRVSGAPRELFLDMNAIALGKPPLTQEEERPSAWRRVGEVGAPTLLLVGDEDFTALIDRHETLSEEMPNAFAAMLEGVAHIPSIERPELVNSMILEFLDAIEGGDEDDDVDEGAEE; the protein is encoded by the coding sequence ATGAATGACGAGGCTTTTTCGGTTTCGGTTGGCGGTGCGCGACTTGCCGGAGTGAAGCGCGGCGATGGGCTGCCGGTGGTGTTTCTCCATGCAGGCGTCTGCGACAAGCGCATGTGGCGCAGCCAGATGGAGATGGTGGCCGAGGAAGGCTGGCAGGGCGTGGCCTATGACCGGCGCGGCTATGGCGAGACCGACAGCCCCGACGAGGCTTTCAACCATGTCGATGATCTGGAAGCCGTGCTCAAGGCGCTCGATATCCATGCGGCGGTGTTTGTTGGCTGTTCGATGGGTGGCGGGTTGGCGGTGGACTTCGCGTTGCGCCATCCGGGGCAGGTGATCGGGCTGGTTCTCATCGGCACTTCGGTGACCGGCGCGCCGTGGAGTGCGACGGATGTCGAAAACCAGATGGAGGCCGCCGAGGAAGATGCCTATGAGCGCGGCGATCTCGACATGCTCAACAAGGTGCAGGCGCATGAGTGGCTCGATGGGCCACGGGCGCAGAATGGTCGGGTGAGCGGCGCCCCGCGCGAACTGTTCCTCGACATGAATGCCATTGCGCTGGGCAAGCCGCCACTGACGCAGGAAGAAGAGCGGCCGAGCGCCTGGCGCCGGGTGGGCGAGGTCGGTGCGCCGACCCTGCTGCTGGTGGGCGACGAGGATTTCACCGCGCTGATCGACCGGCACGAGACCTTGTCGGAAGAAATGCCCAATGCCTTTGCCGCCATGCTGGAAGGCGTGGCGCATATCCCCAGCATCGAGCGACCAGAGCTGGTCAATTCGATGATCCTCGAATTTCTCGATGCAATCGAGGGCGGGGATGAGGATGATGATGTGGATGAGGGCGCCGAGGAGTAG
- the rarD gene encoding EamA family transporter RarD: protein MTLPESSPEVVAATQSGRRPMSDSSKGVVAALLAYGLWGFLPLLFKQVESAGSVLIVAERTLWSLVLLALILAFTAGFGEVRALFADRRRALVNLFAAVLLAGNWLLYVWAVETGQVLEASFGYFINPLINVLLGMVLLGERQNRLQTIAIAIATVAIGIQAVGLGSVPYIALGLAFSFGLYGYIRKTAQMGPASGLFSEAVMLAPAALGYVIYNLVTVGVGVHADPQMMLWLVLTGPATAIPLLLFAFAVRQLRLTTIGMFQYIAPSIQFLLAITLFGEHLNGLRLLSFGLIWLSLIVFTYDSFRRRKRVPAAA, encoded by the coding sequence ATGACACTTCCCGAATCCTCGCCCGAGGTTGTCGCCGCTACCCAGTCCGGCCGGCGCCCCATGTCCGACAGCAGCAAGGGCGTGGTCGCTGCGCTGCTGGCCTATGGTCTGTGGGGCTTTCTGCCACTGCTGTTCAAGCAGGTGGAGTCGGCCGGGTCGGTGTTGATCGTTGCCGAACGCACCTTGTGGTCGCTGGTCCTGCTGGCACTGATCCTGGCGTTTACGGCTGGCTTCGGCGAAGTGCGGGCGCTGTTTGCCGATCGCCGGCGAGCGCTGGTCAACCTGTTTGCAGCGGTGCTCCTGGCGGGCAATTGGCTGCTCTATGTCTGGGCGGTGGAGACGGGCCAGGTGCTGGAAGCCAGCTTTGGCTATTTCATCAATCCGCTGATCAATGTGCTTCTCGGCATGGTGTTGCTGGGCGAGCGGCAGAACCGGCTGCAGACGATTGCCATCGCGATCGCCACGGTGGCCATCGGCATCCAGGCCGTGGGTCTCGGCAGCGTGCCCTATATCGCGCTGGGCCTGGCCTTCAGCTTTGGGCTTTATGGCTATATTCGCAAGACGGCACAGATGGGACCAGCTTCGGGGCTGTTTTCCGAAGCCGTGATGCTGGCGCCGGCCGCGCTGGGCTATGTCATCTACAATCTTGTCACGGTCGGGGTGGGCGTTCATGCCGATCCGCAGATGATGCTCTGGCTGGTGCTGACCGGGCCCGCCACGGCCATTCCGCTGTTGCTGTTCGCCTTTGCCGTGCGGCAATTGCGGCTGACCACGATCGGCATGTTCCAGTATATCGCGCCGTCGATCCAGTTCCTGCTGGCCATCACGCTGTTCGGCGAGCACCTCAACGGGCTGCGCCTGCTGAGTTTTGGATTGATCTGGCTGTCGCTGATTGTCTTTACCTACGACAGTTTCCGGCGTCGCAAACGAGTCCCGGCCGCAGCCTAG
- a CDS encoding host attachment protein: protein MKKTVTWVLIADGAQARVLENTGPGKGLKLVEGLDWAIEPLQAQDIVTDRPGSKSGGGAFGGGMAPKTDPVEHREAEFVKAVAQTLDRHQQKGDFDRLVIAAAPIALGDLRKAITAGVKKTVVAELNKDLTNLPTDKLNQHLDGIIAA from the coding sequence ATGAAGAAGACCGTCACCTGGGTTCTGATCGCTGACGGCGCGCAGGCGCGCGTGCTCGAAAACACCGGGCCCGGCAAGGGATTGAAACTCGTCGAGGGTCTGGACTGGGCAATCGAACCGCTCCAGGCGCAGGACATCGTCACCGACCGTCCCGGCAGCAAGAGCGGTGGCGGCGCCTTTGGTGGCGGCATGGCACCCAAGACCGATCCCGTCGAACACCGCGAGGCCGAGTTCGTCAAGGCCGTGGCCCAGACGCTCGACCGTCACCAGCAGAAGGGTGATTTCGACCGTCTGGTCATCGCCGCGGCCCCCATCGCCCTGGGCGACCTGCGCAAGGCCATCACCGCCGGCGTCAAGAAGACCGTTGTCGCCGAACTCAACAAGGACCTGACCAACCTGCCCACCGACAAGCTGAACCAGCATCTCGATGGAATTATTGCTGCGTAA